A stretch of the Massilia varians genome encodes the following:
- a CDS encoding M20 aminoacylase family protein, producing MKLVEPILACLPELQDIRRDLHAHPELCYEEQRTADVVAAKLTEWGIPIVRGLGVTGVVGAIKNGTSHRAIGLRADMDALPMQEINGFAHASRHPGKMHACGHDGHTAMLLGAAQHLARHRNFDGTVYLIFQPAEEGGGGARRMMDEGLFAQFPMEAVYGMHNWPGIPEGHFGVVSGPMMASSNEFRVTVRGKGAHAAQPHRGIDPVMVAVQIAQAWQTIVSREKNPLESAVLSITQIHAGSATNVIPDEAELVGTVRTFSYEVLDLIQRRMEEIATGVAAAFNASVDFGFKRNYPPLINHPEQTAFAVEAMRAVVGAERVDTQVEPTMGAEDFAFMLQEKPGCYVFLGNGDGAHRAGGHGLGPCQLHNTSYDFNDNLLPIGASYWVRLVEMSLPKA from the coding sequence ATGAAACTTGTGGAACCAATCCTGGCCTGCCTGCCGGAACTTCAGGACATCCGGCGCGACCTGCACGCGCACCCGGAGCTGTGCTACGAAGAGCAGCGCACCGCCGACGTGGTGGCGGCCAAGCTGACGGAATGGGGCATCCCGATCGTGCGCGGCCTGGGCGTGACCGGCGTGGTGGGTGCGATCAAGAACGGCACGTCGCACCGCGCGATCGGCCTGCGCGCCGACATGGATGCGCTGCCCATGCAAGAGATCAATGGCTTCGCCCACGCTTCGCGCCATCCAGGCAAGATGCACGCCTGCGGCCACGACGGCCACACCGCCATGCTGCTCGGCGCCGCCCAGCACCTGGCGCGGCACCGCAACTTCGACGGCACCGTCTACCTGATCTTCCAGCCGGCCGAGGAAGGCGGCGGCGGCGCGCGCCGCATGATGGACGAGGGTCTGTTCGCGCAGTTCCCGATGGAGGCGGTGTACGGCATGCACAACTGGCCGGGCATCCCGGAGGGGCACTTCGGCGTGGTGTCCGGGCCGATGATGGCCTCCAGTAACGAGTTCCGCGTGACCGTGCGCGGCAAGGGCGCCCATGCGGCACAGCCACACCGCGGCATCGACCCGGTGATGGTGGCGGTGCAGATCGCCCAGGCCTGGCAGACCATCGTATCGCGCGAAAAGAACCCGCTGGAATCGGCGGTGCTGTCGATCACCCAGATCCATGCCGGCAGCGCCACCAACGTGATTCCCGACGAAGCGGAACTGGTGGGCACCGTGCGCACCTTCTCCTATGAGGTACTGGATCTGATCCAGCGCCGCATGGAAGAGATCGCGACCGGTGTCGCCGCCGCCTTCAATGCCTCGGTCGACTTCGGCTTCAAGCGCAATTACCCGCCGCTGATCAATCATCCGGAGCAGACCGCCTTCGCGGTCGAGGCGATGCGCGCGGTGGTGGGGGCGGAGCGCGTCGATACGCAGGTCGAACCGACCATGGGGGCGGAAGACTTTGCCTTCATGCTGCAGGAAAAGCCGGGGTGCTATGTGTTCCTCGGCAATGGGGACGGGGCGCACCGCGCCGGCGGGCATGGGCTGGGGCCGTGCCAGCTGCATAACACCAGTTATGACTTCAATGACAATTTGCTGCCGATCGGGGCGAGTTATTGGGTACGCTTGGTTGAAATGAGCCTACCGAAGGCCTGA
- a CDS encoding long-chain-fatty-acid--CoA ligase: MDKFWLKSYEGGVPAEIDPTQYRSLTHLLEEAFRKYADRKAYACMGKTLSFAELDRLSGRMAAWLQGRGLKPGARVAIMLPNVLQYPVAMAAVLRAGYVIVNVNPLYTPRELQHQLTDSGAEAIVVLENFAHTLEQVVQHTQVKHIVVASMGDLLGGLKGTLVNLVVRKVKKMVPAWSLPGSIGFKRMLAQAQGATLRPVSIGHDDIAFLQYTGGTTGVSKGAVLLHKHVIANVLQNEAWFAPTLGKMKAGEQPQFVCALPLYHIYALTVCALLGLRVGGMNLLIPNPRDIPGFIKELGGYRINIFPAVNTLYNGLVNNPEFAKLDFSGLLVCPGGGMAVQKAVADKWLSITGIPIVEGYGLSETSPVVTANRCDITDFTGTIGLPLPSTEIRILDEAGNEVPFGTAGEIAVRGPQVMAGYWQRDDETAKVMTPDGFFKTGDIGIMDEKGYTRIVDRKKDMILVSGFNVYPNEIEGVVAAMPGVLEVACVGVPDKNSGEAVKLYIVKKDAALTSEQVMAFCKEQFTGYKRPKYVEFRETLPKTNVGKILRRELRDEKTSA; the protein is encoded by the coding sequence ATGGACAAGTTTTGGCTCAAGTCGTACGAGGGCGGCGTACCTGCGGAGATCGACCCCACGCAGTACCGCTCCCTGACGCATCTGCTGGAGGAGGCGTTCCGCAAGTACGCCGACCGCAAGGCCTATGCGTGCATGGGCAAGACCCTGAGCTTCGCAGAACTGGACCGCCTGTCCGGCCGCATGGCGGCCTGGCTGCAGGGCCGCGGCCTGAAGCCGGGCGCGCGCGTGGCCATCATGCTGCCGAACGTGCTGCAGTACCCGGTCGCGATGGCCGCCGTGCTGCGCGCCGGCTACGTGATCGTCAACGTCAATCCGCTCTACACCCCGCGCGAGCTGCAGCACCAGCTGACCGACTCGGGCGCCGAGGCCATCGTGGTGCTGGAGAACTTCGCGCACACGCTGGAACAGGTGGTCCAGCACACCCAGGTCAAGCACATCGTCGTGGCCAGCATGGGCGACCTGCTGGGCGGCCTGAAGGGCACGCTGGTCAACCTGGTGGTCCGCAAGGTCAAGAAGATGGTGCCGGCCTGGTCGCTGCCGGGCTCGATCGGCTTCAAGCGCATGCTGGCGCAGGCCCAGGGCGCGACCCTGCGTCCGGTCAGCATCGGCCATGACGACATCGCCTTCCTGCAGTACACCGGCGGCACCACCGGCGTCTCGAAAGGCGCGGTGCTGCTGCACAAGCACGTGATCGCCAACGTGCTGCAGAACGAAGCCTGGTTCGCCCCGACCCTGGGCAAGATGAAGGCCGGCGAGCAACCGCAGTTCGTGTGCGCGCTGCCGCTGTACCACATCTATGCGCTGACCGTGTGCGCGCTGCTGGGCCTGCGCGTGGGCGGCATGAACCTCCTCATTCCGAATCCGCGCGATATCCCGGGCTTCATCAAGGAGCTGGGCGGCTACCGCATCAATATCTTCCCGGCCGTGAACACGCTCTACAACGGCCTGGTGAACAACCCGGAATTCGCCAAGCTCGACTTCTCGGGCCTCCTGGTGTGCCCGGGCGGCGGCATGGCGGTGCAAAAGGCCGTGGCCGACAAGTGGCTCTCGATTACCGGCATCCCGATCGTCGAGGGCTACGGCCTGTCCGAGACCTCGCCGGTGGTCACCGCGAACCGCTGCGACATCACCGACTTTACCGGCACCATCGGCCTGCCGCTGCCTTCGACCGAGATCCGCATCCTGGACGAAGCCGGCAACGAGGTCCCGTTCGGCACCGCCGGCGAAATCGCGGTGCGCGGCCCGCAGGTGATGGCCGGCTACTGGCAGCGCGACGACGAAACCGCCAAGGTCATGACCCCGGACGGCTTCTTCAAGACTGGCGACATCGGCATCATGGACGAGAAGGGCTATACCCGCATCGTCGACCGCAAGAAGGACATGATCCTGGTCTCGGGCTTCAACGTGTATCCGAACGAGATCGAAGGCGTGGTCGCGGCGATGCCGGGCGTGCTGGAAGTGGCCTGCGTGGGCGTGCCGGACAAGAATTCGGGCGAGGCGGTCAAGCTGTACATCGTCAAGAAGGATGCCGCGCTCACCAGCGAGCAGGTCATGGCCTTCTGCAAGGAGCAGTTCACGGGCTACAAGCGGCCCAAGTACGTGGAGTTCCGCGAGACGCTGCCGAAGACCAACGTGGGCAAGATCCTGCGGCGCGAGCTGCGCGACGAGAAGACCTCGGCCTGA
- a CDS encoding aminopeptidase, with the protein MAATAAALMLSSCTSLSYYTQAAQGQLELLTDSRPIDAWLADPSTNSKLRHRLESARQIRRYAIQEMKLPDNGSYTNFTNIKRPYVLWNVVATPELSLKPMQWCFPVAGCVNYRGYYSKQEAQAYAKQLRSQGHDVEVGGVSAYSTLGWFSDPLISTFIHYPDAELARLIFHELAHQVVYVPGDSKFNESFASAVEQAGVEGWLERFGNQAMMESFERYTMRKKDFMALLVRYRGELEKTYASDMSRDEKRATKARLFMALKDDYQVLKANWGGYAGYDRFFAEPLSNAHLASIATYNDFVPAFRALLRKERSWTAFYKSVRQIAKLDKAERHRVLARLAAPAPTAPLVVQRTMGEVASTGK; encoded by the coding sequence ATGGCCGCCACCGCCGCGGCCCTGATGTTGTCAAGCTGTACATCCCTCTCCTACTACACCCAGGCCGCGCAAGGCCAGCTCGAACTGCTGACGGACTCCCGTCCGATCGATGCCTGGCTGGCCGATCCCTCCACCAACAGCAAGCTGCGCCATCGCCTGGAAAGCGCACGCCAGATCCGCCGCTATGCGATCCAGGAGATGAAGCTGCCGGACAACGGCAGCTACACCAACTTCACCAACATCAAGCGCCCCTACGTACTGTGGAACGTGGTCGCCACGCCCGAGCTGTCGCTCAAACCCATGCAGTGGTGCTTCCCGGTGGCCGGCTGCGTGAACTACCGCGGCTACTACAGCAAGCAGGAAGCCCAGGCCTACGCGAAACAGCTGCGCAGCCAGGGCCACGACGTGGAAGTGGGCGGGGTCAGCGCCTATTCGACCCTGGGGTGGTTCAGCGACCCCTTGATCTCGACCTTCATCCACTATCCGGACGCCGAGCTGGCGCGCCTGATCTTCCACGAGCTGGCGCACCAGGTGGTGTACGTGCCGGGCGACTCGAAGTTCAACGAATCCTTCGCCAGCGCGGTGGAGCAGGCCGGCGTCGAGGGCTGGCTGGAGCGCTTCGGCAACCAGGCCATGATGGAGTCCTTCGAGCGCTACACGATGCGCAAGAAGGATTTCATGGCGCTGCTGGTGCGCTATCGCGGCGAGCTGGAGAAGACCTATGCGAGCGACATGAGCCGCGACGAGAAGCGCGCCACCAAGGCCAGGCTGTTCATGGCGCTGAAGGACGACTACCAGGTGCTGAAGGCGAACTGGGGCGGTTACGCGGGCTACGACCGCTTCTTCGCCGAGCCGCTGTCGAACGCCCACCTGGCCTCGATCGCCACCTACAACGACTTCGTCCCGGCCTTCCGCGCGCTGCTGCGCAAGGAGCGCAGCTGGACCGCTTTCTACAAGTCGGTCCGGCAGATCGCCAAGCTCGACAAGGCCGAGCGCCACCGGGTGCTGGCCAGGCTGGCGGCGCCGGCCCCGACGGCGCCGCTCGTGGTGCAGCGCACCATGGGCGAGGTCGCCAGTACGGGGAAATAA
- a CDS encoding acyl-CoA thioesterase, with protein sequence MTTPQNAAPRTRLPEGKMPELRVMPAPSDANVYGDVFGGWIMAQVDVAGSLPATRRANGRVATIAVNSFLFKQPVFVGDLLSFYAEIVKVGNTSITVCVEVYAERNRLQADVVKVTEAQLTYVATGPDRKPRQLPPLDSLISHE encoded by the coding sequence ATGACCACGCCACAAAATGCCGCCCCACGTACCCGCCTGCCCGAAGGCAAGATGCCCGAACTGCGCGTGATGCCCGCGCCGTCCGACGCCAACGTCTACGGGGACGTGTTCGGCGGCTGGATCATGGCCCAGGTCGACGTCGCCGGCTCGCTGCCGGCCACCCGCCGCGCGAACGGACGCGTGGCCACCATCGCCGTGAACTCCTTCCTGTTCAAGCAGCCGGTGTTCGTGGGCGACCTGCTGTCCTTCTATGCCGAGATCGTCAAGGTCGGCAATACCTCGATCACCGTCTGCGTCGAAGTCTATGCCGAGCGCAACCGCCTGCAGGCGGATGTCGTGAAAGTCACCGAGGCCCAGCTGACCTATGTCGCCACCGGCCCGGACCGCAAACCGCGCCAGCTGCCGCCGCTCGATTCGCTGATCAGTCACGAGTGA
- a CDS encoding long-chain-fatty-acid--CoA ligase: MDKIWLKSYPPNVPSEINPDQYASLVHMLEESFSKYADRNAYVCMDKFLTYGELDAYSKKLAGWLQSRGMEPGARVAIMMPNVLQYPIAIAAVLRAGYTVVNVNPLYTPRELEHQIKDSGSEAIIVLENFANTVQQVMGKTPLKHVVVASMGEMLGGAKGMLVNFVVRNIKKMVPEYSLPNMVRFKEALSQGARMPFSKVELKSSDIAFLQYTGGTTGVSKGATLTHRNVIANVLQTEAWSAPAMGQSSEQTVIVCALPLYHIFALTACAMWGMRTGALNILIVNPRDIPGFIKELGKYKINMLPAVNTLYNALVNHPDIGTVDFSGLKVSNGGGMAVQKAVNDKWKQVTGTAIIEGYGLSETAPVATCNRADVKEFTGTIGLPIPSTDIAILDDEGKPMGIGQIGEIAIRGPQVMAGYWNRPDETAKVMTPDGFFKSGDVGIMDADGYVKIVDRKKDMILVSGFNVYPNELEGVIAGHPGVLECAVIGVPDEHSGEAVKVFVVRKDPNLSAEQLMDYCKQQFTGYKKPKYIEFRDELPKTNVGKILRRALRDEKKQAETA, from the coding sequence ATGGACAAAATTTGGCTGAAGTCGTACCCCCCGAACGTACCAAGCGAGATCAACCCTGACCAGTATGCGTCGCTGGTGCACATGCTGGAGGAGTCCTTCAGCAAGTACGCCGACCGCAACGCCTACGTGTGCATGGATAAGTTCCTGACCTACGGCGAGCTGGATGCCTACTCGAAGAAGCTGGCCGGCTGGCTGCAGAGCCGCGGCATGGAACCTGGTGCGCGGGTGGCGATCATGATGCCGAACGTGCTGCAGTACCCGATCGCGATCGCCGCCGTGCTGCGCGCCGGCTATACCGTGGTCAACGTGAATCCACTGTACACGCCGCGCGAGCTCGAGCACCAGATCAAGGACTCGGGCAGCGAGGCGATCATCGTGCTCGAGAACTTCGCGAACACGGTGCAGCAGGTGATGGGCAAGACCCCGCTCAAGCACGTGGTGGTGGCGAGCATGGGCGAGATGCTGGGCGGCGCCAAGGGCATGCTGGTCAACTTCGTGGTCCGCAACATCAAGAAGATGGTGCCGGAGTACTCGTTGCCGAACATGGTGCGCTTCAAGGAAGCGCTGTCGCAGGGCGCCAGGATGCCGTTCTCGAAGGTCGAGCTGAAGTCCTCGGACATCGCCTTCCTGCAGTACACCGGCGGCACCACCGGCGTGTCGAAAGGCGCGACGCTCACGCACCGCAACGTGATCGCCAACGTGCTGCAGACCGAAGCCTGGTCGGCGCCGGCGATGGGGCAGTCGAGCGAGCAGACCGTGATCGTCTGCGCGCTGCCGCTGTACCACATCTTCGCGCTGACGGCCTGCGCGATGTGGGGCATGCGCACCGGCGCGCTGAACATCCTGATCGTGAACCCGCGCGACATCCCGGGCTTCATCAAGGAGCTGGGCAAGTACAAGATCAACATGCTGCCGGCCGTGAACACCTTGTACAACGCGCTGGTGAACCACCCGGACATCGGCACCGTGGACTTCTCGGGCCTGAAGGTGTCGAACGGCGGCGGCATGGCGGTGCAGAAGGCCGTCAACGACAAGTGGAAGCAGGTCACGGGCACCGCGATCATCGAAGGCTACGGCCTGTCGGAGACCGCGCCGGTGGCCACCTGCAACCGCGCCGACGTGAAGGAATTCACCGGCACCATCGGCCTGCCGATCCCGTCCACCGACATCGCGATCCTGGACGACGAGGGCAAGCCGATGGGCATCGGCCAGATCGGCGAGATCGCCATCCGCGGCCCGCAGGTGATGGCGGGCTACTGGAACCGCCCGGACGAGACGGCCAAGGTCATGACGCCGGACGGCTTCTTCAAGTCGGGCGACGTCGGCATCATGGACGCGGACGGCTACGTGAAGATCGTCGACCGCAAGAAGGACATGATCCTGGTCTCGGGCTTCAACGTCTACCCGAACGAGCTGGAAGGCGTGATCGCCGGCCACCCGGGCGTGCTGGAATGCGCCGTGATCGGCGTGCCGGACGAGCATTCCGGCGAAGCGGTGAAGGTGTTTGTGGTGCGCAAGGACCCGAACCTGAGCGCCGAGCAGCTGATGGACTACTGCAAGCAGCAGTTCACCGGCTACAAGAAACCGAAGTACATCGAGTTCCGCGACGAGCTGCCGAAGACCAACGTCGGCAAGATCCTGCGCCGCGCACTGCGGGACGAGAAGAAGCAGGCGGAAACCGCCTGA
- a CDS encoding acyloxyacyl hydrolase, with protein sequence MPTVKNIAGIAATIALALGAQAAHAQALGGWADSASLEFGTNPQQRMLRVAVQNDWDQRWFARNGYHLSGYWETNLALWRLRAYQNVPGRTKNIAVVGFTPVLRYQSDSKLGLYGEVGIGVNLFSTLYKNEDKELSTAFQFGDHIGVGYTTAKWDFGLRYQHYSNASIKSPNGGANWIVAKAAYKF encoded by the coding sequence ATGCCTACTGTAAAGAACATTGCCGGCATTGCCGCCACCATCGCGCTGGCCCTCGGCGCCCAGGCCGCGCACGCCCAGGCCCTCGGCGGCTGGGCCGACTCGGCATCGCTCGAGTTCGGCACCAATCCCCAGCAGCGCATGCTGCGCGTCGCCGTCCAGAACGACTGGGACCAGCGCTGGTTCGCCCGCAACGGCTACCACCTGTCCGGCTACTGGGAAACCAACCTGGCCCTGTGGCGCCTGCGCGCCTACCAGAACGTGCCGGGCCGGACCAAGAACATCGCCGTGGTCGGCTTCACCCCGGTGCTGCGCTACCAGAGCGACAGCAAGCTCGGCCTGTATGGAGAGGTCGGCATCGGCGTGAACCTGTTCTCCACGCTGTACAAGAACGAGGACAAGGAACTGTCCACCGCCTTCCAGTTCGGCGACCACATCGGCGTGGGTTACACCACCGCCAAATGGGACTTCGGCCTGCGCTACCAGCATTACTCGAACGCCAGCATCAAGAGCCCGAACGGGGGCGCGAACTGGATCGTGGCCAAGGCCGCCTACAAGTTCTGA
- a CDS encoding NAD(P)-dependent oxidoreductase — protein sequence MRTIAFLGIGLMGRPMAERLARAGYPVRAWNRTVAKAEALRGSGAEPVADLADAVRTAQVVISMLEAGPVVGAVMDAALPALAPDTLWIDMSSTRHDEALAFHARLAGRGCRFIDAPVSGGVGGAEAGLLAIMAGGDPTDVDQVVNIFEAMGKPRRVGPVGSGQVAKLCNQLIVGATLNVVAEALLLAQAAGADPAAVREAIRGGFAGSRILEVHGQRMLERNFVPGGQVKSQLKDLRNALAAAEAAGLTLPVTELVTRRYATIEEALPTADHAAALLALEQMNPGLRLGNAEDQLP from the coding sequence ATGAGGACCATTGCCTTCCTCGGGATCGGCCTGATGGGAAGGCCGATGGCGGAGCGCCTGGCCCGGGCCGGCTACCCGGTGCGCGCCTGGAACCGGACTGTCGCCAAGGCCGAGGCGCTGCGCGGCAGCGGCGCGGAGCCGGTGGCGGACCTGGCCGACGCGGTGCGCACTGCGCAGGTGGTCATTTCCATGCTCGAAGCCGGGCCGGTGGTGGGCGCGGTGATGGACGCCGCCTTGCCGGCGCTGGCGCCGGATACGCTATGGATCGACATGAGCTCGACCCGCCATGACGAGGCGCTCGCCTTCCATGCGCGCCTGGCGGGGCGGGGCTGCCGTTTCATCGATGCGCCGGTGTCGGGCGGCGTCGGCGGCGCCGAGGCGGGGCTGCTTGCCATCATGGCCGGCGGCGACCCGACGGATGTTGACCAGGTGGTCAACATTTTCGAGGCGATGGGCAAGCCCCGGCGCGTCGGCCCGGTAGGCAGCGGGCAGGTGGCCAAGCTGTGCAACCAGCTGATCGTCGGCGCCACGCTTAACGTGGTGGCCGAGGCGCTGCTGCTGGCGCAAGCGGCCGGCGCCGATCCGGCCGCGGTGCGCGAGGCGATCCGCGGCGGCTTTGCCGGCAGCCGGATCCTCGAGGTGCACGGGCAGCGCATGCTGGAGCGGAATTTCGTGCCGGGCGGGCAGGTCAAAAGCCAGCTCAAGGATTTGCGCAATGCCTTGGCGGCGGCGGAAGCGGCGGGCTTGACGCTGCCGGTGACGGAACTGGTGACGCGGCGCTACGCGACGATCGAGGAAGCCTTGCCGACGGCGGATCATGCGGCGGCCTTGCTGGCGCTGGAGCAGATGAATCCAGGGCTCCGGCTGGGGAATGCAGAGGACCAGCTTCCGTAG
- a CDS encoding suppressor of fused domain protein — translation MTEPTSTPLYPLAAPTQQQVAPTVLPHDPVAEHIAAHLGRIDTVFHDTIADPVQVDIHVVPANERTPFLRLVTSGMSSRPMTVPEGAPPFGELMMALPGDWKLDEASVRDERWYWPVALLRHLAHYPHQHATWLGLGHTVPNGAPAKPYAKGVEFTGAILLPPASAPEAFAALERDGKDIYFHCVVPLYQAEMDLVKRKGFPALLDGFNEKGVTDLVVPGRKNTVKKFLGLF, via the coding sequence ATGACCGAACCGACCAGCACTCCCTTGTACCCGCTTGCCGCGCCGACCCAGCAGCAGGTGGCGCCCACCGTCTTGCCGCATGACCCGGTAGCGGAACACATTGCCGCCCACCTTGGCCGAATCGATACCGTTTTCCACGATACCATCGCCGACCCGGTGCAGGTCGACATCCATGTGGTGCCCGCCAACGAGCGCACTCCCTTCCTGCGCCTGGTGACGTCGGGCATGAGCAGCCGCCCGATGACCGTGCCGGAAGGTGCGCCGCCCTTCGGCGAACTGATGATGGCCTTGCCTGGTGACTGGAAGCTGGACGAAGCTTCGGTGCGGGACGAGCGCTGGTACTGGCCGGTGGCCCTGCTGCGCCACCTGGCGCACTATCCGCACCAGCACGCGACCTGGCTCGGCCTCGGCCACACGGTGCCGAACGGCGCACCGGCCAAGCCCTATGCCAAGGGCGTCGAGTTCACCGGCGCCATCCTGCTGCCGCCGGCATCGGCGCCGGAGGCCTTCGCCGCGCTCGAGCGCGACGGCAAGGACATCTATTTCCACTGCGTGGTGCCGCTCTACCAGGCGGAAATGGACCTGGTCAAGCGCAAGGGCTTCCCGGCGCTGCTGGACGGCTTCAACGAGAAGGGCGTGACCGATCTGGTCGTCCCGGGACGCAAGAACACCGTCAAGAAGTTCCTCGGACTGTTCTGA
- a CDS encoding molybdopterin-containing oxidoreductase family protein, translated as MPVTQVRAACPHDCPDTCAILVTVDNGVATEVKGDPEHPTTAGVLCTKVSRYVERTYHPDRVLYPMRRVGRKGEGKFARITWAEAIDEIAARLGAIAARDPQAILPYSYAGTMGLVQGDSMSLRFFNKLGASQLDRTICATAGATGYKYTIGGSIGTDIEHFQDAKLILIWGGNPIASNLHLWMRVQEAKRRGATLIAIDPYRSLTAEKCHQHIALLPGTDAALALGMMHVLITEDLIDHDYVGKYTLGYEELKQRALEWTPERTAETCGITAGEVIELARLYGQTARSGEGAAIRMNYGLQRVRGGGMAVRNIACLPALVGAWRHRAGGVQLSTSGSFPANRPFLQRPDLLGGRMARTINMTTIGDDLLKEASPEFGPKIEAVIVYNANPLAIAPDSAKVQKGFEREDLFTVVLEHFQTDSADYADILLPATTQLEHVDAHLAYGHLYMMANNAAIAPVGEAKPNTEFFRLLAARMGFDDPCFRESDDELAAQAFDKRHERAVHFDWDALKRKGWQKLNMPEAPFAEGGFPTPSGKCEFYSSSMARDGLDPVPAYIPPYESAASNPELARKYPLAMISPPARNFLNSTFVNVQSLRATEGEPHLDIHPNDAARRGIAHGDMARIFNDRGSFNARARVTDKAREGLVVGLSIWWKKLASDGKNANEVTSQRLTDMGRAPTFYDTLVQVEKAAPSTRDELHH; from the coding sequence ATGCCAGTTACACAAGTCCGCGCCGCCTGCCCCCACGATTGCCCCGATACCTGCGCCATCCTCGTCACCGTCGACAATGGCGTGGCGACCGAGGTAAAAGGCGATCCGGAGCACCCGACCACCGCCGGCGTGCTGTGTACCAAGGTGTCGCGCTACGTGGAGCGCACCTACCACCCGGACCGCGTGCTGTATCCGATGCGCCGCGTCGGCCGCAAGGGCGAAGGAAAATTCGCGCGCATCACCTGGGCCGAGGCGATCGACGAGATCGCCGCGCGCCTTGGGGCGATCGCAGCGCGCGACCCGCAAGCCATTCTTCCGTACAGCTATGCCGGCACCATGGGACTGGTGCAGGGCGACTCGATGTCCTTACGCTTCTTCAACAAGCTCGGGGCCTCGCAGCTGGACCGCACCATCTGCGCCACCGCCGGCGCCACCGGCTACAAGTACACCATCGGCGGCTCGATCGGCACCGACATCGAGCATTTCCAGGATGCCAAGCTGATCCTGATCTGGGGCGGCAACCCGATCGCCTCCAACCTGCACCTGTGGATGCGCGTGCAGGAAGCCAAGCGCCGCGGTGCGACACTGATTGCGATCGATCCCTACCGCTCGCTGACGGCCGAGAAATGTCACCAGCACATAGCCCTGCTTCCCGGGACGGACGCCGCGCTGGCGCTGGGCATGATGCACGTGCTCATCACCGAAGATCTGATCGACCACGACTACGTGGGCAAGTACACGCTGGGCTACGAAGAACTGAAACAGCGCGCGCTGGAATGGACGCCGGAGCGCACCGCCGAGACCTGCGGCATCACGGCCGGCGAGGTGATCGAACTGGCGCGCCTGTACGGCCAGACCGCCCGTAGCGGCGAGGGCGCCGCGATCCGCATGAACTACGGCCTGCAGCGCGTGCGCGGCGGCGGCATGGCGGTGCGCAATATCGCCTGCCTGCCGGCGCTGGTCGGCGCCTGGCGCCACCGGGCCGGTGGGGTGCAGCTGTCGACCTCGGGTTCCTTCCCGGCCAACCGCCCCTTCCTGCAGCGCCCCGACCTGCTGGGGGGGCGGATGGCGCGTACCATCAACATGACCACCATCGGCGACGACCTGCTCAAGGAGGCCTCGCCCGAGTTCGGCCCGAAGATCGAGGCCGTCATCGTCTACAACGCCAATCCGCTGGCCATCGCTCCCGATTCCGCCAAGGTACAGAAGGGCTTCGAGCGCGAAGACCTGTTCACCGTGGTGCTGGAACACTTCCAGACCGACAGCGCCGACTATGCCGACATCCTGCTGCCGGCCACCACCCAGCTCGAGCACGTCGATGCGCACCTGGCCTACGGCCACCTGTACATGATGGCGAATAACGCTGCCATCGCACCGGTCGGCGAAGCGAAGCCGAACACCGAGTTCTTCCGCCTGCTGGCCGCGCGCATGGGCTTCGACGACCCCTGCTTCCGGGAGAGCGACGACGAGCTGGCCGCCCAGGCCTTCGACAAGCGCCACGAGCGCGCGGTGCACTTCGACTGGGACGCGCTCAAGCGCAAGGGCTGGCAGAAACTGAATATGCCCGAGGCGCCGTTCGCGGAAGGGGGCTTCCCGACCCCTTCGGGCAAGTGCGAATTCTATTCAAGCAGCATGGCGCGCGACGGGCTCGACCCGGTCCCGGCCTATATCCCGCCGTATGAATCGGCCGCTTCCAACCCGGAACTGGCACGGAAGTACCCGCTGGCGATGATCTCGCCTCCGGCAAGGAACTTCCTCAACTCGACCTTTGTCAATGTACAGAGCCTACGCGCAACCGAGGGCGAGCCGCACCTCGACATCCACCCGAACGACGCCGCACGACGCGGCATCGCCCACGGTGACATGGCGCGTATCTTCAACGATCGCGGCTCGTTCAACGCCCGTGCACGCGTCACCGACAAGGCGCGCGAAGGACTGGTGGTGGGCTTGTCGATCTGGTGGAAGAAACTCGCCAGCGACGGCAAGAACGCCAATGAAGTGACCAGCCAGCGACTGACCGACATGGGCAGGGCGCCCACTTTCTACGACACCCTGGTGCAGGTCGAAAAGGCCGCGCCGTCAACGCGAGATGAACTCCACCACTAG